GATCGGTAACAAGATGGAATTGCAGTCCTTCCTACTAAAGCCAGTCCAGAGGCTTTGCAGATACCcattattgttgaaagaTCTACTGAAACTGTCAGTTAAATCGAAGGCCGATGTCAATATCAAAGAATTGCAAACCGCACTTGAAATCTCAAAGTCTATTGCGCGGAGTATCAATGAGAACCAACGACGTACGGAAAATCATGAAGTGGTGAAGAAATTGTACGATCGTGTGCTTAACTGGAAAGGTTACCGTATTGCAAAATTTGGAGAACTATTATATTTTGACAAGGTTAATATTTCTACGAACAACTCCAATGAACCTGAGAAGGAATTTGAGGTTTAtctatttgaaaaaattattatattgttCAGCGAGGTAGtacaaaagaaatcatcaacaagaaGTTTAAAGATTAAGACAAATTCAGTGTCTTCTTCTACGCATGTGCCTGGTGTGAACTCCTCATCAAATAGTATAGCTTTAACTGGTGATTCGAAACTAGATCTAAGGGGACGCATTATGATTGTTAATTTAATTGAACTACTCCCTATTGACAACCATTCACTGAATATTACGTGGGAATCGGCGAAGGAGCAGGGGAATTTTATTCTTAAGTTTAGAAATGAGGAGACGAGAGATAATTGGATGTCATGTCTCCAAAACTTATTACGACAAATTCGTAGTGAATCTTACAAGTCTAATGCCACTGCCAGTACTGATAGGTCCTCTTTTTCATCCCCTTATAGCCATCCTCACTATAGCGGAGTTTCAGTGAATAGTTGTGCAGCCAGGCAGATTTCAGAAGTTATACCAAAGCAATTAAACCACCATCAATCGTTTGAACATGACTACAGGGCTATTTCTGAAAACTACAAGTATTCCATCCCAGAATCTATGTTGATGGTACGGGTATCATTCAACAGTGATTTCTACACTTTATTGGTATCAATGGAAGCTGACATTGATGAAGTACTAGTTATTCTAAAGAAGAAACTAGCCCATGCTGGATCCATTTGTAAGATAAAATACCAAGATGAGGACGGTGATTTCGTGATGCTAGAAAGCGAAGATGATTGGTCTGTTGTTAAGGATATGTTAAAAGAAAGCAAGGAACGCATGTTGAATGTTTGGGCGTTCATCTAGACTATTCAGAACACTGCAGGGGACTATTATATATTACTGATCGTTTGtttatatatctgtatatTCCATATTATAGGTGCATCTAGATTGCGGAATACAAATAATTATCCTGGTTTTTGAAGTCTGCAACCCCGTATATGCTAAAATGGATATAGCGAATAATACCAGAGTTATATGTATAAATTAGTG
This Eremothecium cymbalariae DBVPG#7215 chromosome 5, complete sequence DNA region includes the following protein-coding sequences:
- the CDC24 gene encoding Rho family guanine nucleotide exchange factor CDC24 (similar to Ashbya gossypii ADR388C); this translates as MSNPASQSTISLRSVVSNSTQQLMNKKVSEEDSLYHICLNVKKKLECLPQLKPYLNLAYASAEVASDRQALLLSQMDQQEQPEQQPQSPQNQSYSSMISSSTSTATPSDSEVRPNSISSSTIDDSEYTNAFNMEDTVLTYSMGILPISVDCDPVTQLSKLFQQGSPLCIIFNSVKPHCKLPVVSSDDLKICKKSIYDFIMGLKLHFAFNDEELFTITDVFSNSTDQFIRVLDVVIALLNSAPQIFFRSTPQSPEEMSQPNTYLSDHDKIVKEFIETERKYVHDLELLSKYRQQLLENQIISSEELYMLFPNLNEIIDFQRRFLVSLEINGQVPAQRQRIGALFMHSKHFFKLYEPWSIGQNAAINFISSSFDKIQSQDFVIGNKMELQSFLLKPVQRLCRYPLLLKDLLKLSVKSKADVNIKELQTALEISKSIARSINENQRRTENHEVVKKLYDRVLNWKGYRIAKFGELLYFDKVNISTNNSNEPEKEFEVYLFEKIIILFSEVVQKKSSTRSLKIKTNSVSSSTHVPGVNSSSNSIALTGDSKLDLRGRIMIVNLIELLPIDNHSLNITWESAKEQGNFILKFRNEETRDNWMSCLQNLLRQIRSESYKSNATASTDRSSFSSPYSHPHYSGVSVNSCAARQISEVIPKQLNHHQSFEHDYRAISENYKYSIPESMLMVRVSFNSDFYTLLVSMEADIDEVLVILKKKLAHAGSICKIKYQDEDGDFVMLESEDDWSVVKDMLKESKERMLNVWAFI